The DNA segment CTTTGTTCACCAGAAAGAAAGCAAATTCCATCGCGCCTTGAAAAAGGCAAACATCTTCTAATTCTCGCTATCCAGTAAAACTATCTTGGCTGGTGCCGGGTCGGGGCCAAATTTGTAAACACCGCAAAAATTATAGCACTATTTGCCGATTTACTCGTTTATAGAATCAGACGAACGTTCCTAATCCGGATAGAAGACAAGGAGCCTGATATGCCGATAAAGTGTTACGCTGCGATGAAAGCAAAAGGACAGCTCGAAAAATTCCAATACGAACCCATGCCGCTCGCTCCCTTTGACATCGATATCGACATCACTCACTGCGGTATTTGCCACAGTGATGTTCACCTCATCGACAACGACTGGCAGATCACCGAGTACCCCATCGTTCCGGGACATGAAATTGTCGGTACTGTCACTGATATCGGAGTGGGTGTCAAGAAGTTCACTATCGGTCAGCGGGTGGGCGTCGGCTGGCAATGCGGCGCCTGCTGGCATTGCGATATGTGTATCAGCGGCGATCACAATCTCTGTCCGGAGATAAAGGCCACCTGCGTGGGTAACCATGGTGGATTCGCCAGATCAATCCGCGTCGACAGCCGCTTCGCTTTCTTCATTCCTGATGCTATCGAATCGGAGAGCGCCGCGCCTTTGCTCTGCGGCGGTATCACCGTCTATAATCCCCTGCGTGAATACAATGTCAGACCGCACCAGAAGGTCGGTGTAATCGGTATCGGGGGACTCGGACATCTGGCTCTTCAGTTCGCCAACGCTATCGGGTGCAAAGTGACCGCCTTTTCATCATCGCCCGATAAAGAACAGGAAGCGAAAGGTTTCGGCGCCCACTACTTCATCCCGACCAATGAAAAAGACGCCTTCGAAAAAGCCGTCGGCTCACTCGACTTTATCATATCCACCGTCCACGTTGACCAGGACTGGCCCGCCATACTCAATGTTCTCAAACCGAAAGGAAAGCTCTGCATCGTCGGGGCCGTGACCAATCCGATGATCATTCCGGCGTTCAGTCTGATTCTCCAGCAGAAATCAGTTGTGGGCAGTCCTATCGGCGGCAGAATGGCCATTCGCGAGATGCTTCAACTGGCTGCCCGACACAATATCAAAGCCATGACAGAAGTGGTGCCGATGTCGGAGGTCAACAAGGCTCTTGACAGGACCCGTCAGGGCAAGGCTCGCTACCGCATGGTGCTCAAAAATTAGCCCGAACGCTCCGTATTTCTTATAGACGGTGTAACCGACTAAAACACGGGAGGGCTGAAGTCTTATGCGCTGCTTATTTATTCTGATTCTGGCGCTGACGGTGCTGGTAGCCGCGTTCGGCTGCGATGAATACGCGGTCGAACCGGTCAAGCCCAAAGTCGACCTGGACCAATTCGTCCAGTTCGATACATCTCAATTCTATGTCCTGAAATCAAACTACGGCCTCGAGCAGGAATACTCCGAGATTTACCTCTGGTGGGAGCAGAACTTCGGCGAACCGTTCACTGATGTCAACGAAAACGGCGTTTATGACCCGGGCGTCGACATATTCATCATTTGCGCCGACTGCGACTCCAACCAGGACCTCAATAACGATGGCCGCTATAACGGCCCCGATGAACCGTGGGAGAGCGGATTCCCCTTCGATGATATCGATGGTGACGGGGTGTGCCGACAGGAATCGTATTACTCTTCTCTAACCGGTGAAGCGCCGGTTCCGTATTTCGACGCCAACAAAAATAACCGCTACGATGACACTGTTGCCTACCAGAGCTACTTCGTCCGGCCGATCCTCAATGAGGAGACATATAACACCACCTACTGGCGTTATGTATCATCGGATACAACTCTGACTTATACATCCGACTCCGGAGTGGTCTATTATCCCGACCTCATGAGCACCGGGTGTCCTGTCTGCACTCAAACCATACCGTACGGTGAATTCATCCTCAGTGACACTTCGCTTTTCTTCAACCACATATACCTGACTTCGCAGTTGATTATCGAGATTTTTCCGGCTGACACCATCATCAGCGACACCAATCAGGTTTTCCTCGGTGGCGGCGCCGATGGCCCCAGGTTCGTACGCCGGATTACCCTGGACCAGAACTTGCAGATCGATGACATCGTTTACGAAGGATTGGTGAAAGTGTGGTGTGGGCAGTTTGAAGCTCTCGGCGCGTGGCAGGAAACGTACACGGGCTCGTTCTGGGAGTTCTATTTCAGCCAACCGAGCGGCCTTCTGGCGATTCATCAGAAACCTCTTGCCTCGAGCCACGAGCAATGGTATTATTTCCAGCCCCTCGATGTTCCCCTGCCGGTAACGATGACAAAGTGATTTGCGAATCAAATAAGCGGGATCCGGTGTGCTCCCCCCACGAAGAAAAGCTATTCCGTGCGCTTGAGAACAATCATCGTGAAATCATCGAAGACATGTTTCGATGACGCGAAGCTGTTGACCGAGCGGTAAACGGCGTTCTCTATCTCGGCCGATGGTCTGTCTTTGTTCTCTTTGAGGATATCGATCAAGCGATCCAGTCCAAACTCCTGCCTGTCATCATCGAACACCTCAACCACACCATCGGTGTACAGCACGACGACATCTCCTTTGCCGATATAGATAGGGCGTTCCTCGTATTCGGCGCCCGGAGTGACCCCGAAGACCGGTCCGCCCTCCCTGAGGTATTCCACCTCGCCGGAACTGCGAAGCAACACCGGCAAATTGTGCCCGCAATTGGAGAAGGTCAGGATATGGTTCTTGGCGTCAAGCACACCATATACCGCCGTAACGAAATTGCCGGCCTTCATCGACTCATACATCAGGTCATTCACTTTGCGGCAGATAGTGCGAATAGAGTAGTTATTGCGAATTTCGGCAATCAGCGAAGCACGGAAGGCCGCCATGAGCAGCGAGGCGGGAATCCCTTTCCCCGATACATCACCAATGGCTATCCCCATCTGGTGTTCGACTATCTGAATAAAGTCATAGTAGTCGCCCCCGACCTGTCCGGAGGGGATATTGATGCCGGAGATGTCGTACCCTTTGATTTTTGGATCCTCTTTCGGCAGGAAACTCTGCTGTATCTCGCGGGCGATATTCAACTGCTCTTCGATTTTCCTGCCATTGAGCAGTTGCTCGTGAAGACGGGCGCGTTCGATGGACAGCGCAGCCTGCGACGCAAAGGTGGTAAGCAGCAAAAGGTCTTCCGGACCCCACGCGTTGAGCTTATCGGATTCAACATTGAGCACACCGATAACACGGCCATTCACTTTGATGGGTACATCCATCTCACACTTCGTCTTGGGATCAAAGGTGATATAGTGTTCGTCTTTGGATACATCCGGCACAAGTACCGGCTCACCGGTGGTGGCCACATGTCCCACCAGCCCCTTGCCATATTTGAGATGCAGATCGGCCATGCTCACCGAATCATAACCTTCGGTATAAATCGAATCGATTTCACCGGTTTCGGGGTTGGTCACGAACACGCCGCCATTGGTGTACTCGATGGCCTGCTTGAGCGAGCGCATGATTTCCTCGAGCACCTCGTCGAGACTTAGCGAACCCGACAATTTCTTGCCGATCTCATAAAGCAGGTTTTTCTCGAGGGCCTCTCTTTTGGCCTGACGATACAGGTTGGCGTTATCGATCGCGATGGCGATCTGGTTGGCCAGCCCCATGACAACATCGAGATCGGACTCATCGAACTCACCGTCGATCTTATTCATCGCCTCGATCACCCCGATCATCTGCCCGCGGCCGATGAGCGGAACTGACAGCAATGACCGGAGCTTAAGGCTCGTGCTTTCCCAGAATCTATCATCGACTCTCGGATCATTCACAACATCGTTGATAATAACCGGCTCTTTATATTGCGCCACCCACCCCACGACGCCCTGACCCAGCTCCCAGTGAAATATGTTCATCTGGCAGTCGGTCAGGCAGTTCATGAAGCGGATTTTCATGTCCGAGCGGTTATGATCCACCCTGAAAAGCAGGGCCGCTTCGGAATTGACCGCCGTCGAAACCAGTTTGAGCACCATTTGCACCAGTTCTTCATACTCCAGGGTGGAGTTGAACATCCGGGCCGCTTCCAAAAGCAGCTTTTCGATCTTGGTATGTTGATTCTTGGTCTTCATTCTGCCGGAAAGGTAAGGTTTTGTGCGCCTTTGTCAATCAGTTTAACTGCCGAGAAAAAAGTGGCATTTTCATAAATAATTTATTATACGGCTATTAGATGCGC comes from the Candidatus Zixiibacteriota bacterium genome and includes:
- a CDS encoding NAD(P)-dependent alcohol dehydrogenase, giving the protein MPIKCYAAMKAKGQLEKFQYEPMPLAPFDIDIDITHCGICHSDVHLIDNDWQITEYPIVPGHEIVGTVTDIGVGVKKFTIGQRVGVGWQCGACWHCDMCISGDHNLCPEIKATCVGNHGGFARSIRVDSRFAFFIPDAIESESAAPLLCGGITVYNPLREYNVRPHQKVGVIGIGGLGHLALQFANAIGCKVTAFSSSPDKEQEAKGFGAHYFIPTNEKDAFEKAVGSLDFIISTVHVDQDWPAILNVLKPKGKLCIVGAVTNPMIIPAFSLILQQKSVVGSPIGGRMAIREMLQLAARHNIKAMTEVVPMSEVNKALDRTRQGKARYRMVLKN
- a CDS encoding GAF domain-containing SpoIIE family protein phosphatase; this translates as MKTKNQHTKIEKLLLEAARMFNSTLEYEELVQMVLKLVSTAVNSEAALLFRVDHNRSDMKIRFMNCLTDCQMNIFHWELGQGVVGWVAQYKEPVIINDVVNDPRVDDRFWESTSLKLRSLLSVPLIGRGQMIGVIEAMNKIDGEFDESDLDVVMGLANQIAIAIDNANLYRQAKREALEKNLLYEIGKKLSGSLSLDEVLEEIMRSLKQAIEYTNGGVFVTNPETGEIDSIYTEGYDSVSMADLHLKYGKGLVGHVATTGEPVLVPDVSKDEHYITFDPKTKCEMDVPIKVNGRVIGVLNVESDKLNAWGPEDLLLLTTFASQAALSIERARLHEQLLNGRKIEEQLNIAREIQQSFLPKEDPKIKGYDISGINIPSGQVGGDYYDFIQIVEHQMGIAIGDVSGKGIPASLLMAAFRASLIAEIRNNYSIRTICRKVNDLMYESMKAGNFVTAVYGVLDAKNHILTFSNCGHNLPVLLRSSGEVEYLREGGPVFGVTPGAEYEERPIYIGKGDVVVLYTDGVVEVFDDDRQEFGLDRLIDILKENKDRPSAEIENAVYRSVNSFASSKHVFDDFTMIVLKRTE